Proteins encoded by one window of Cyanobium sp. NS01:
- the asnB gene encoding asparagine synthase (glutamine-hydrolyzing): protein MCGIGGVFQLQPQQPIDEQVLVNMAAIQVHRGPDGFGVRGLPDQGVGFCHARLSIIDLDANRGRQPFVSEDGQLLMAHNGEFYDFQAIRASLTAQGHHFSSKSDSEILLRLYQQRGLEASLPLLRGEFAFALFDSRLDTLYLVRDRFGVKPQYWTLTEEGLVFGSELKVLFAHPGVQRRFSSEGLFHQLMQTMVPGTTAFEGVHQLKPGHVLTVRRRDGRFSIEDQPYWDVDFPRSGERDAGRSESDHIAAVRQALLEAVEVRMVADVPVGCYLSGGIDSCSILGLAAAVSQNPVKAFTIGFDDSRYDETPIATSMAEATGADQLVMRLSGNELYGHLEATIWHTERTIYNTLAVAKFLMSREVNRSHYKVVMTGEGSDELFGGYPAFRRDMFLHGLQDLPEADRQEWEQLLQEANQLVQGAMLAEEQVHDPALEAVVGFTPSCLQPWLACAPLVPDLLAPQHRQACTGYQPGAAIAATLDASQLEGRHALDRAQYVWIKTMLEGQILTWGGDRVDMAHAMEARPAFLDHHLAAVAVQVPPELRIKGKTEKYVLREAMRGLLPEQLYRREKFAFMAPPAHADPEKRAAMQVLADRHLSPEAIEQAGLLDPAGVAALFARHDDPATSPATRVQLDAVINHLIGVQIMHQLFVAADVPAQARELADRLGWRPGAADQAEPAYALIGMSGG from the coding sequence CCCTGATGGCTTCGGGGTGAGGGGCCTGCCGGATCAGGGCGTGGGCTTCTGCCATGCCCGCCTCTCGATCATCGACCTCGATGCCAACCGCGGCCGCCAGCCGTTTGTGTCTGAGGACGGCCAGCTGTTGATGGCCCACAACGGTGAGTTCTACGACTTCCAGGCGATCCGGGCCTCACTCACGGCCCAGGGCCATCACTTCAGCAGCAAGAGTGATTCCGAGATCCTGCTGCGGCTCTACCAGCAGCGGGGCCTGGAAGCCAGCCTGCCGCTGCTGCGCGGAGAGTTCGCCTTCGCCCTGTTCGACAGCCGCCTCGACACGCTTTACCTGGTGCGCGACCGCTTCGGCGTCAAGCCCCAGTACTGGACCCTCACCGAGGAGGGCCTGGTGTTCGGCTCCGAGCTGAAGGTGCTGTTCGCCCATCCCGGTGTGCAACGGCGCTTCAGCTCCGAAGGCCTGTTTCACCAGCTGATGCAGACCATGGTGCCGGGCACCACGGCCTTCGAGGGGGTGCACCAGCTCAAACCCGGCCACGTGCTCACGGTGCGCCGCCGCGACGGCCGCTTCAGCATCGAGGATCAGCCCTACTGGGACGTGGATTTCCCCCGCAGCGGCGAGCGCGATGCCGGCCGCAGCGAGTCCGACCACATCGCCGCGGTGCGCCAGGCCCTGCTGGAAGCGGTGGAGGTGCGGATGGTGGCCGATGTGCCCGTGGGCTGCTACCTCTCCGGCGGTATCGACTCCTGCTCGATCCTGGGCCTGGCCGCCGCGGTGAGCCAGAACCCGGTGAAGGCGTTCACGATCGGCTTCGACGACAGCCGCTACGACGAAACCCCGATCGCCACCTCGATGGCCGAGGCCACCGGCGCCGATCAGCTGGTGATGCGGCTTTCCGGCAACGAGCTCTATGGCCATCTGGAGGCCACGATCTGGCACACCGAGCGCACGATCTACAACACCCTGGCGGTGGCCAAGTTCCTGATGAGCCGCGAGGTGAACCGCTCCCACTACAAGGTGGTGATGACCGGCGAGGGCTCCGATGAGCTGTTCGGGGGCTATCCCGCCTTCCGCCGCGACATGTTTCTGCATGGGCTGCAGGACCTGCCGGAGGCGGATCGCCAGGAATGGGAGCAGCTGCTGCAGGAGGCCAATCAGCTGGTGCAGGGGGCGATGCTGGCCGAGGAGCAGGTGCACGATCCAGCCCTGGAGGCTGTGGTGGGCTTCACGCCCAGCTGCCTGCAGCCCTGGCTGGCCTGCGCCCCCCTGGTGCCCGATCTGCTGGCACCGCAGCACCGCCAGGCCTGCACGGGCTACCAGCCCGGGGCCGCCATCGCCGCCACCCTCGATGCCTCCCAGCTGGAGGGCCGCCATGCCCTCGACCGGGCCCAGTACGTGTGGATCAAGACGATGCTGGAGGGGCAGATCCTCACCTGGGGCGGCGACCGGGTGGACATGGCCCACGCCATGGAGGCGCGCCCCGCCTTCCTCGATCACCATCTGGCCGCTGTGGCGGTGCAGGTGCCCCCGGAGCTGCGCATCAAGGGCAAAACGGAGAAGTACGTGCTGCGGGAGGCCATGCGCGGCCTGCTGCCCGAGCAGCTCTACCGCCGCGAGAAGTTCGCCTTCATGGCCCCACCGGCCCACGCCGACCCCGAGAAGCGCGCCGCCATGCAGGTGCTGGCCGACCGCCACCTCAGCCCTGAGGCCATCGAGCAGGCGGGGCTGCTGGATCCAGCCGGGGTGGCGGCACTGTTCGCCCGCCACGACGATCCCGCCACCAGCCCGGCAACGCGGGTGCAGCTCGACGCCGTGATCAATCACCTGATCGGCGTGCAGATCATGCACCAGCTGTTCGTGGCCGCCGATGTGCCGGCCCAGGCCCGGGAACTGGCCGACCGGCTGGGTTGGCGACCGGGCGCCGCCGATCAGGCGGAGCCGGCCTATGCGCTGATCGGCATGTCGGGTGGCTGA